Genomic window (Streptomyces sp. NBC_00078):
CGACCGCGCTGAACCTGCCGGTGCGGCGCACCTGGACCGCGGTGATCCTGCCGCAGGCGATCCGCCGGGTCGTCCCGGCCCTCGGCAACTACGTCATCGCGATGCTCAAGGACACCCCGATCCTGATGACGATCACGGTCATGGAGATGCTCGGCCAGGCGCGGCTGTTCTCCCAGGAGCACTTCCAGTTCACCGAGCCCCTGACGGTGATCGGGGTGGCCTTCATCTTCATCGCCTATCCGGCCTCCCTTCTCGTACGAGCCCTGGAGCGACGCCTTGTCCGCTGACACCCCTTTGACGAAAGAACCCGACGCGAGCGGCAACCGGCCGGTGGACGGCAGCGAACTGATCCGCTTCGACCACGTCACCAAGCGCTTCGGCTCGAACACGGTCCTCGACCAGCTCGACTTCTCCGTGAACTCCGGCAAGCACGTCACCCTGATCGGCCCGTCCGGCTCCGGCAAGACGACGATCCTGCGGCTGCTGATGACGCTGACCAAGCCGGAGGAGGGCACGATCACCGTCGACGGGATGCAGCTCTTCCCGGCCCCCGAGAAGCAGATCCGCGAGGTCCGCAAGAACATCGGGATGGTCTTCCAGCAGTTCAACCTGTTCCCGAACATGACCGTCCTGCGGAACATCACCGAGGCCCCGGTCACCGTTCTCGGCCTGTCCAAGGACGAGGCGGAGGAGCGGGCGCGCGGGCTGCTGGACCTGGTCGGCCTCGCCGACAAGGCCGGCTCCCGCCCGACGCAGCTCTCCGGCGGCCAGCAGCAGCGGGTGGCGATCGCCAGGGCGCTGGCGATGCGGCCGCAGGTGCTGCTCCTGGACGAGGTGACCTCCGCGCTCGACCCGGAGCTGGTCGCCGGCGTCCTCGACGTGCTGCGCGACATCGCGCGCACCACCGACATCACGATGCTCTGTGTGACCCACGAGATGAACTTCGCCCGGGACATCTCGGACCAGGTGCTGATGTTCGACTCCGGCCGGGTCATCGAGTCGGGGCCGCCGGAGAAGATCTTCAGCGAGCCGGAGAACGACCGGACGCGAGAATTTCTCAGCGCGGTGCTCTGACGCCAGGAGTTGAACGCGGTTCAACCTTCGAGGTCCAAGCACCGGGTCAGGGCGCTGGCATATGCCAGCGCGCCTGCGCCCCTGTTGAGAGCGGTGGTCCGGGGTCGGAATCTCGTCAACAGCCGCTCACAACCAGCCTCTTGACCGTTATCGTGGAAGGGATTCGCTGTCCGGATTACGGCCCAGTAGTAGTGCCAGCAGCAGTGCGACCGAGCGAGCGCAGGGGGACACCGTGGCGCTGAAGCACGAGCCGACCGCGCCGTACCACTCGGCCCAGGACGCCCTCCGCGTCCTGGAGACCGTGGCGCGGCACACCACCGGAGTCACCGACACCGACCTCGCCCGGCTCACCGGCCTCACCCCGGAGCGGCTGACCACCCTCCTGAGGATGCTGCGCCGCGAGGGCTACGTCGAACAGATCACCGACGGGGCGTACATCACGGGCGACGCCCTCACCCGACTCGGCTCCGCGCAGGGCCGTGAGCAGGCCCTGCGCGAGAAGCTCCAGCGCACCCTGGACCGGCTGCGCGACTCGGTGGGCGCCGCCGTGTACCTCAGCCGGTATGTCGACGGCGAGGTCAGGATCTCCCAGTACGCCGACGGGCCGACGACCCCGGTGGTCAACGAGTGGGTCGACTTCCGCGTCTCGGCGCACGCGACCGCCATCGGCAAGAGCCTGCTGGGCCAGCTCGACCACAACAGCAGGCGCGACCACCTCTCCCGCCACAAGATGGCCCGCCTCACCTCGCGCACCATCACCAGCGACAAGCTTCTGCTGTCCCGTCTGGAGACCCAGCCGCCCACCGTGCCCCATCTCGACCTCCAGGAGTACGCGGTCGGCACCGTCTGCGCGGCCGTCCCGATCAGCGCCGGCTCCGCGGTCGGCTGCCTCGCCCTCTCCCTCCCGGTCGAGCACGCCCACCGGCTCCGCCAGGCCGCCGACACGCTGAACCGGAGCGCGGCGCCCCTGCTGCTGTCCCTGGCGATCTAGTCGGTCCAGGCGCTCCAGGGGCACTCCGGACGGCACCGGCCGCTGGTCCGGAGCACCCCTGGGGACCAGGTAGTATTTTCTCCGTCGCCGCCCGCGAGACACAGATCAAACGGTCGGCGAGAGTCATGCGCCGCTAGCTCAGTTGGTTAGAGCAGCTGACTCTTAATCAGCGGGTCCGGGGTTCGAGTCCCTGGCGGCGCACGATGTCGATGGCGAGGCGTGTTCGCGGACAGCGCGAACCGGCCTCGCCATCGCTGTTTTTGTGCGGCTTCGCCGTCGTTGTGGGGACTTCCGCCACCCACACCCCCTCAGGACGAGCCTCGCGTGGAAGCCGGCGCCCCCTCGACGTCCTCCCGGGTCAGCCTCCGGTACGCGTACCCCTGCTCGCCGGGCGGGCGCCACCACACCGGATCCGCGCACCGGACCCCCTCCCGTCTGAGCAGCGCCCGGTGGATCTTGTTCGTCGCCGTCACCGGCATCCGCTGCACCACCCGCACGAACCGCGGCGCCATCTTGGTGCCCAGGTCCGGCTGGGCGGCCAGGAACGTGCCGAAGTCCACCGGGTCGAACCTCCCCGCGACCGTCGCCATCACCTGGTCCCCGGTCACCGGATCCGGCACCGCGTACACGGCGACCGCGTCGGCGCCCTCGTACCGGGCGAGGATGTTCTCGATCATCGCGGCGGCCAGGTTCTCGCTGTCGACCCGGATACGGTCGTCGGTGCGGCCCGCGAAGTAGAGATAGCCGTCGGCGTCCCGGTAGAAGAGGTCACCGGTCCAGTAGGCGCCGCCCCTTCGCCGCTCGGCCTCCGCCTCGGCGTTGCGCCAGTACCCCTCGAAGGGGTTCGGGCCGCGGTTGACCAGCTCACCTATCGCCTCGTCCCCGTTCAGCAGTCGCCCCGCCGCGTCGAAGCGGGCCGGCCGGCGCTCCTGTCCCGTGTCCGGATCGAGTACGACGAGACCCGGCGTCGCCTTTCCCACCGCGCCGCGAGGCGTCCCCGGCGACCACTGCACTGCGGCCCCGCCCTCCGAGGACCCGTACCCCTCCACCAGCCGCACCCCGAACCGCCGCTCGAAGGCCGCCGCGTCCACCGCCCCCGCCTCCGTGCCGAAACCGAGCCGGAGGGGGTTGTCCCGGTCGTCGTCGCGCGCCTCGGTGGCCAGGATGTACTGCACGGCCCGGCCCACGTACGTGAAGTACGTCGCCCCGTGTTTGCGTACGTCCGCCAGGAACCCCGACGCCGAGAAGCGCCGGCGCAGCGCCACGCCCGCCCCGGCCGCCAGCGCGGGTGCCCAGTCGGCGATCACCGCGTTGCCGTGGAACATCGGCATGCAGACGTAGTGCACGTCGTCGCGGCGCACCCCGAACTGGCCGACCAGGGACGCCCCGGCGGCCGCCAGCCGGCCCTGGGTGCAGATCGCGGCCTTCGGGGCGCCGGTCGAACCGGAGGTGAAGTACAGCAGCAGGCGGTCGTCGGGGGTGGCGCGGGAGGCGTCCGGCTCGGCCGTCGTATACGGCGCCAGGAGCCCGGCGTACTCCTCGGTGTCGGTGACCAGGAGGCGTACGCCGGGGAGGTCGAGACCGGTGAGGAGGGGGAGGTGGTTGCGCTCGGTGACAACGGTCCGGCATCCGGTGTGCAGGATGTCGCGGGCCAGCTCCGCGCCCCGGCGGGTGGGGTTGATGCCGGCGATTGCCGCTCCCGCCAGTGCCGCGGCCTCCAGCCACAGGGCGTATTCAGGGGTGTTGTCGAGCAGGACACCCACATGCGGCTCGGCGCCGGGCGGCAGCAGGTCGGTCAGCAGGGCCGCCCTGGCCGCGGCACCGGCGGCCATCTCGTGATGGGTGAGGACCAGGTCCTCGCACCACAGGGCCGGACGGTGGTCGCCCCACCGCCCGGCTACGAGTTCCGCGACCGTGCTCCTGTTGGACTCCATGGCGGCGCACGGTAGTTGATGGGTCGTCAAATGTGGAGGGTCAGGGGGTGATCGTGACGCCGTCGACGACGACGGTGTCGGTGGTGTCGTCGGTGCCCTCGCCGAAGCCGAACTCGTCGGACATCTGGCTGAACGTGACCATGAAGGCGACGCAGAACACGACGATCACCCCGAGGAACGCCAGGATGGCGATGGTGGACGCCGCCAGACCGGCGCGGCGCGGCGCCTTGGCCGTGGCGATCACTTCGCGGCCCTCGGCGTAGTAGACGGTGACGAAGTCCCCCTCCAGGATCGTCGCCGGGCCGTTCTCCTCCTCGAAGCGGACGAGGCGGCCGTCGCGTGCGGTGAACTCGAAGACGTGGTGCAGCGTGGTGCTCACCGACGTGTCATGGCCGCCGCCGTGCGTCGTCGTGAACATCCGCAGACAGCGCGCCTCGGCCGTCAGCCCGCTGTTCCAGGCGCTGCGGATCTGCAGCGAACGGCGCAGCACGCGGTACGCGCCGAAGAGGACCAAGGCCATGATCAAGCAGGGCACGAGGTAGAACAGCACGTCCATGGGATCCCCCGGGGTCTCAGGCCACCGCCCTGCCCAACGGTAGGGCGGTGACAGGAAGGTACCCGCGAGCGGAGCCCCGTTCGCTCAAGTAAGGCTCAGAGTTCGGGTGCGTGCGCCGGGACCGAGCCTCCCGGCGCACGCACCCTGTCCGGCGGGGATCAGAACGTGACGTCCGAGCAGGCGTAGAACGCGTTGCCCGTGTCGGCGATCGTCCATACCGCGAGGATGACGTGGTGGCCGCTCAGCCCGGACGGCAGTGTGCCGCTGTGGGAGAGGGTGGCCGGAGGGCGCTGTCCGTTGTACGGCACCGTCAGGAACGGTGTCGTGCTGAGGTCGGAGCGGGCCAGGTTGTGGTTCTGGTTCCAGCCCTGCCGGGTGACGTAGTACTTGAAGTCGGTGGTGGCGTGCATGGCGGTGAACTGCCAGCGGAACGTGTAGCTCTGACCACCCGTCACCTTCGTGGTGGGCCAGGCGCCACCGGACGGCGTCCTCGCGCTGTCGAGCTGGGAGAAGC
Coding sequences:
- the ehuA gene encoding ectoine/hydroxyectoine ABC transporter ATP-binding protein EhuA — its product is MSADTPLTKEPDASGNRPVDGSELIRFDHVTKRFGSNTVLDQLDFSVNSGKHVTLIGPSGSGKTTILRLLMTLTKPEEGTITVDGMQLFPAPEKQIREVRKNIGMVFQQFNLFPNMTVLRNITEAPVTVLGLSKDEAEERARGLLDLVGLADKAGSRPTQLSGGQQQRVAIARALAMRPQVLLLDEVTSALDPELVAGVLDVLRDIARTTDITMLCVTHEMNFARDISDQVLMFDSGRVIESGPPEKIFSEPENDRTREFLSAVL
- a CDS encoding IclR family transcriptional regulator, producing the protein MALKHEPTAPYHSAQDALRVLETVARHTTGVTDTDLARLTGLTPERLTTLLRMLRREGYVEQITDGAYITGDALTRLGSAQGREQALREKLQRTLDRLRDSVGAAVYLSRYVDGEVRISQYADGPTTPVVNEWVDFRVSAHATAIGKSLLGQLDHNSRRDHLSRHKMARLTSRTITSDKLLLSRLETQPPTVPHLDLQEYAVGTVCAAVPISAGSAVGCLALSLPVEHAHRLRQAADTLNRSAAPLLLSLAI
- a CDS encoding AMP-binding protein — encoded protein: MESNRSTVAELVAGRWGDHRPALWCEDLVLTHHEMAAGAAARAALLTDLLPPGAEPHVGVLLDNTPEYALWLEAAALAGAAIAGINPTRRGAELARDILHTGCRTVVTERNHLPLLTGLDLPGVRLLVTDTEEYAGLLAPYTTAEPDASRATPDDRLLLYFTSGSTGAPKAAICTQGRLAAAGASLVGQFGVRRDDVHYVCMPMFHGNAVIADWAPALAAGAGVALRRRFSASGFLADVRKHGATYFTYVGRAVQYILATEARDDDRDNPLRLGFGTEAGAVDAAAFERRFGVRLVEGYGSSEGGAAVQWSPGTPRGAVGKATPGLVVLDPDTGQERRPARFDAAGRLLNGDEAIGELVNRGPNPFEGYWRNAEAEAERRRGGAYWTGDLFYRDADGYLYFAGRTDDRIRVDSENLAAAMIENILARYEGADAVAVYAVPDPVTGDQVMATVAGRFDPVDFGTFLAAQPDLGTKMAPRFVRVVQRMPVTATNKIHRALLRREGVRCADPVWWRPPGEQGYAYRRLTREDVEGAPASTRGSS
- a CDS encoding lytic polysaccharide monooxygenase, coding for MRKKTKWYAAVLGLTTAGAFVLSAGGASGHGYTDLPISRQKLCQNGTVTNCGDIQWEPQSVEGPKGFPAAGPADGSLCSGGNSRFSQLDSARTPSGGAWPTTKVTGGQSYTFRWQFTAMHATTDFKYYVTRQGWNQNHNLARSDLSTTPFLTVPYNGQRPPATLSHSGTLPSGLSGHHVILAVWTIADTGNAFYACSDVTF